In Desulfovibrio aminophilus DSM 12254, a single window of DNA contains:
- a CDS encoding motility protein A produces the protein MDFATLLGLLFGLSLVIGAIYMGGDMMIFFDLPSAMIVLGGSLASICIAFPFEEVIQAFYAGFKIFATKRVQARDVVNIMVKVAEISRREGLLALENVQTENMVLKKSCQLIADNADPDLIRTTLAIEIGSMKRRHKVAQDVFTRLGGLAPAFGMIGTLIGLIQMLTRLDDPKSIGPAMAVAIITTFYGSLLSTILFLPISIKLKARTLQEQLHLEIIFEGAKSILENNNPRLVYEKLSSFLAPKERE, from the coding sequence ATGGATTTCGCAACCCTCCTCGGCCTCCTTTTCGGTCTCTCCCTGGTCATCGGCGCCATCTACATGGGTGGCGACATGATGATCTTCTTCGATCTTCCCAGCGCCATGATCGTGCTCGGCGGCTCGTTGGCCTCCATCTGCATCGCCTTTCCCTTCGAGGAGGTCATACAGGCCTTCTACGCGGGCTTCAAGATTTTCGCCACCAAACGCGTCCAGGCGCGCGACGTGGTCAACATCATGGTCAAGGTCGCCGAGATCAGCCGCCGCGAGGGACTGCTGGCCCTGGAGAACGTGCAGACCGAGAACATGGTGCTCAAGAAGTCCTGCCAGCTCATCGCGGACAACGCCGACCCCGACCTCATCCGCACCACTCTGGCCATCGAGATCGGCTCCATGAAACGCCGCCACAAGGTGGCCCAGGACGTGTTCACCCGCCTGGGGGGCTTGGCCCCGGCCTTCGGCATGATCGGAACCCTCATCGGTCTGATCCAGATGCTCACGCGTCTGGACGACCCCAAGTCCATCGGTCCGGCCATGGCCGTGGCCATCATCACGACATTCTACGGTTCGTTGCTCTCCACGATCCTTTTCCTGCCCATCTCCATCAAGCTCAAGGCCCGCACCCTGCAGGAACAGCTGCACCTGGAGATCATCTTCGAGGGGGCCAAGTCCATTCTGGAGAACAACAACCCTAGGCTGGTCTACGAGAAACTCTCCTCGTTCCTCGCTCCCAAGGAGCGTGAGTAG
- a CDS encoding 2-oxoacid:acceptor oxidoreductase family protein yields MKPLPVLDRFEIRLSGLGGQGVITLGRVLGAGLALGHGYYVTQTQSYGPEARGGSSRCDLVVSSKPISYPKAQELDVLVALSQDACNSYYRNLKPGGLLILEPELVKQPPTNMFLGLPFTRLARDKVGVAQAMNTVVLGALTFLLPFAQQRVMKKSLEESLPEKIRAVNAKAFSLGFKEARRVFGEDAAEWKAKPSQDEEAE; encoded by the coding sequence ATGAAGCCTCTTCCCGTTTTGGACCGTTTCGAGATCCGCCTGTCCGGCCTGGGCGGCCAGGGTGTCATCACGCTGGGCCGCGTGCTCGGCGCGGGCCTGGCCCTGGGACACGGCTACTACGTGACTCAGACTCAGAGCTACGGCCCCGAGGCCCGGGGCGGCTCCAGCCGCTGCGACCTCGTGGTCAGCTCCAAGCCCATCAGCTACCCCAAGGCCCAGGAGCTGGACGTGCTCGTGGCCCTCTCGCAGGACGCCTGCAACTCCTACTACCGCAACCTCAAGCCCGGCGGCCTGCTGATCCTGGAGCCGGAGCTGGTCAAGCAGCCGCCCACGAACATGTTCCTCGGGCTGCCGTTCACGCGCCTGGCGCGGGACAAGGTCGGCGTGGCCCAGGCCATGAACACCGTGGTCCTCGGGGCCCTGACCTTCCTCCTGCCCTTCGCCCAGCAGCGGGTCATGAAGAAGAGCCTGGAGGAGTCCCTGCCGGAGAAGATCCGGGCCGTGAACGCCAAGGCGTTCTCCCTGGGATTCAAGGAGGCCCGGCGGGTCTTTGGCGAGGACGCCGCCGAATGGAAGGCCAAACCGTCGCAGGATGAAGAGGCCGAATAG
- a CDS encoding single-stranded DNA-binding protein gives MAASMNKVILIGRLGQDPKLSYTQSGQAVANLRLATDEGYKDKSGQWVDKAEWHNVVAWGSQAEYVSNYLGKGALALVEGRLQTRKWQDKDGQDRYTTEIVANRIQGLERRGGEDRPQGAPQDRAPQERRGGGQQGRPAQRQQASEPEEDLGPAFPSEASGMDDVPF, from the coding sequence ATGGCTGCCAGCATGAACAAAGTCATTCTCATCGGCCGTCTCGGCCAGGATCCCAAGTTGTCCTACACCCAGTCCGGGCAGGCCGTGGCCAATCTGCGCCTGGCCACGGACGAAGGCTACAAGGACAAGAGCGGCCAGTGGGTGGACAAGGCCGAGTGGCACAATGTTGTGGCGTGGGGCTCCCAGGCCGAGTACGTCTCCAACTATCTCGGCAAGGGCGCCCTGGCCCTGGTGGAGGGCCGCCTCCAGACACGCAAGTGGCAGGACAAGGACGGCCAGGACCGCTACACCACCGAGATCGTGGCCAACCGCATCCAGGGCCTGGAGCGGCGCGGCGGCGAGGACCGGCCCCAGGGCGCGCCCCAGGATCGAGCCCCGCAGGAACGTCGCGGCGGTGGCCAGCAGGGCCGCCCGGCCCAGCGGCAGCAGGCCTCGGAGCCCGAGGAGGATCTGGGCCCGGCCTTCCCTTCGGAGGCCAGCGGCATGGACGACGTGCCGTTCTAG
- a CDS encoding biotin/lipoyl-containing protein yields the protein MLDIKQLLDDIKASPYEVIEIKSPHTGVVEFAGLKPGDKVTGVSGAFKEKPGTLLAHLTRERNRKPINAPERGEVMEVRAELEGKFVEAGTTLLALRHYLSKKEVIELILKKALHLFVAPERAKYYFIPEVDQKLKVSGKRSVKVREGMDLLIVSRMKRETPLPYSGPEGLIYAVYFHRGDNVDAGQPLIGICPEDQLTLIQDMVTKVQSDWDEPE from the coding sequence GTGCTCGACATCAAACAGCTATTGGACGACATCAAGGCTTCCCCGTACGAGGTCATCGAGATCAAGTCGCCGCATACCGGCGTCGTGGAGTTCGCGGGCCTCAAGCCCGGCGACAAGGTGACCGGAGTGTCCGGGGCCTTCAAGGAGAAACCCGGCACCCTGTTGGCCCACCTGACCCGGGAGCGCAACCGCAAGCCGATCAACGCGCCCGAGCGCGGCGAGGTCATGGAGGTGCGCGCGGAGCTGGAAGGGAAGTTCGTGGAGGCCGGAACCACGCTCCTTGCCCTGCGCCACTACCTCTCCAAGAAAGAGGTCATCGAACTCATCCTGAAGAAGGCCCTGCACCTCTTCGTGGCCCCGGAACGGGCCAAGTACTATTTCATCCCCGAGGTGGACCAGAAGCTCAAGGTCTCGGGCAAGCGCTCGGTGAAGGTGCGCGAGGGCATGGACCTGCTCATCGTTTCGCGCATGAAGCGCGAAACCCCGCTGCCCTACAGCGGACCCGAGGGCCTCATCTACGCGGTGTATTTCCACCGGGGCGACAACGTGGACGCGGGCCAGCCGCTCATCGGCATTTGTCCCGAGGATCAGCTGACCTTGATCCAGGACATGGTCACCAAAGTGCAAAGCGATTGGGACGAACCGGAATAG
- a CDS encoding acetyl-CoA carboxylase — MDTEKRVAALRDRLTYVRDIFGDRENDTIRMLRSKLAEFLEAEPNLPREEQWARLSQLEELFDLLEHRLDAELSPMDRVRIVRHPQRFCLKDVLENVYDNYSEIGGQGEHSIDPAMLIARATFLRRVGRKVIDQPVMVIGHEKGHGEEFRNGGSAKPWGNAKALQAMRVAETENIPIHAWVFTPGAYPLEDYPGAAQQIARNLYEMAGLRVPVVAVISEGGSGGAEAIALADKRLMLSHGYYSVISPEGAAAIEGGLRPGQRAGAELVAQCASQLKITARDNASMGFVDRVIQEPPLGARPDHAEFFRRLRRELIHATNEVVSQVSGMKFVRALALRRRADEASDGREESVYMRWDMGSRAKDRLVWRRAVRFRQMSRWAYRDPRSSVRRAYAALQDIVWAGLTLFRHDFLGRRKRRVMEVMEDIAAEAHVLKRRLLRPFRGSGGDGEELTEAAPEVREMLTCLSRPGEDACRSETLWDWVSPRSREDRTVTCPNARTHGCPDLWAPDLFDEFAGVCSTCGHHFPMEHQWVLHNILDFKSAYEFNAELEAANPLGYEGLDLKLAQARKATRLKSSCITFETTLEGLNLVVAALVGSFRGGSVGAAEGEKFIRAAERARRMHLPFLAYVHGTAGIRIQEGVAGVIQMPRCTIAVRRYIEAGGLYLVLYDTNSYAGPVASFLGCSPYQFSVRSANVGFAGPGVIAETTGMPVPPHYHSCWKALSRGHIQGIWDRRDLRKNLHRALLTMGGRNLYYR, encoded by the coding sequence ATGGATACGGAAAAGCGTGTCGCGGCGTTGCGGGACCGCCTGACGTATGTGCGGGACATCTTCGGGGACCGCGAGAACGATACCATCCGGATGCTCCGTTCCAAGCTGGCCGAGTTTCTGGAGGCCGAGCCGAATCTGCCGCGCGAGGAGCAGTGGGCCCGGCTGTCGCAACTGGAGGAGTTGTTCGACCTCTTGGAGCATCGCCTGGACGCCGAGTTGAGCCCCATGGACCGGGTGCGCATCGTGCGCCACCCCCAGCGCTTCTGTCTCAAGGACGTGCTGGAGAACGTCTACGACAACTATTCCGAGATCGGCGGCCAGGGAGAACACAGCATCGACCCGGCCATGCTCATCGCCCGAGCCACGTTTCTGCGCCGGGTGGGCCGCAAGGTCATCGACCAGCCGGTCATGGTCATCGGTCACGAGAAGGGCCACGGCGAGGAGTTCCGCAACGGCGGCTCAGCCAAACCCTGGGGCAACGCCAAGGCCCTGCAGGCCATGAGGGTCGCCGAGACCGAGAACATCCCGATCCACGCCTGGGTCTTCACGCCCGGTGCCTATCCGCTGGAGGACTACCCCGGCGCGGCCCAGCAGATCGCGCGCAACCTCTATGAGATGGCCGGGCTGCGCGTGCCGGTCGTGGCCGTGATCTCCGAGGGCGGCTCCGGCGGAGCCGAGGCCATCGCCCTGGCCGACAAACGGCTCATGCTCTCGCACGGCTACTATTCGGTCATCTCCCCCGAGGGCGCGGCGGCCATCGAAGGCGGCCTGCGACCGGGACAGCGGGCCGGCGCGGAACTCGTGGCCCAATGCGCCAGCCAGCTCAAGATCACGGCCCGCGACAACGCGTCGATGGGGTTCGTGGACCGGGTGATTCAGGAGCCGCCCCTGGGCGCGCGGCCCGACCATGCCGAGTTTTTTCGCCGTCTGCGGCGTGAGCTGATCCATGCCACAAACGAGGTGGTCTCCCAGGTCTCGGGCATGAAGTTCGTGCGCGCCCTGGCCCTTCGTCGCCGGGCCGACGAGGCCTCCGACGGACGGGAGGAAAGCGTCTACATGCGCTGGGATATGGGAAGCCGGGCCAAGGATCGTCTCGTATGGAGACGCGCGGTTCGCTTCCGCCAGATGAGCCGCTGGGCCTACCGCGATCCGCGCTCTTCGGTCCGCCGGGCCTACGCCGCTCTGCAGGATATAGTCTGGGCGGGTCTGACCCTGTTTCGCCACGACTTCTTGGGACGGCGCAAGCGCCGGGTCATGGAGGTCATGGAGGACATCGCCGCCGAAGCCCATGTGCTCAAGCGCCGTCTGCTCCGGCCCTTCCGGGGCTCCGGCGGGGACGGCGAGGAACTGACCGAGGCCGCGCCCGAAGTGCGGGAGATGCTCACCTGCCTGTCTCGGCCCGGGGAGGACGCCTGTCGCTCCGAAACGCTCTGGGACTGGGTCAGCCCACGCAGCCGGGAGGACCGGACCGTGACCTGTCCCAACGCGCGCACCCACGGCTGTCCGGACCTCTGGGCCCCGGACCTGTTCGACGAGTTCGCCGGGGTCTGCTCCACCTGCGGGCACCATTTCCCCATGGAGCACCAGTGGGTTCTGCACAACATCCTGGATTTCAAGAGCGCCTATGAGTTCAACGCCGAGCTGGAGGCCGCCAACCCCCTGGGCTACGAAGGGCTGGACCTCAAGCTGGCCCAGGCCCGCAAGGCCACGCGGTTGAAAAGTTCCTGCATCACCTTCGAGACGACTCTGGAGGGGCTGAACCTTGTGGTGGCGGCCCTGGTGGGTTCTTTCCGTGGCGGCAGCGTGGGCGCCGCCGAGGGCGAGAAGTTCATCCGCGCCGCCGAGCGCGCCCGACGGATGCACCTGCCGTTTCTGGCCTACGTCCACGGCACGGCGGGCATCCGCATCCAGGAAGGGGTGGCCGGGGTCATCCAGATGCCCCGCTGCACCATCGCCGTGCGCCGCTACATCGAGGCGGGGGGACTCTACCTCGTGCTCTACGACACCAATTCCTACGCCGGGCCGGTGGCCAGCTTTCTGGGGTGTTCGCCCTACCAGTTCTCGGTGCGCTCGGCCAACGTCGGTTTCGCCGGGCCCGGGGTCATCGCCGAGACCACCGGCATGCCCGTGCCGCCGCACTACCACAGTTGTTGGAAAGCGCTCTCGCGCGGACATATTCAGGGCATCTGGGATCGCCGGGATCTGCGCAAGAATCTCCACCGCGCGCTCTTGACCATGGGTGGGCGAAATCTCTATTATCGATAG
- a CDS encoding 2-oxoacid:ferredoxin oxidoreductase subunit beta, with the protein MSEFTGNEIIHQYLRHNKKFPHVLCPGCGHGIVLGSLIRSVHSLALAKDDVVLVAGIGCSGRLAVYVDFNTVHTTHGRALTFATGIKMANPKLKVICIMGDGDALSIGGNHLIHAARRNIGITALILNNNIYGMTGGQCSPTTPEGSWSMTSPFGQMEKSFDIVELGAAAGANFVARGTVFHIHNLDRMVSKAIERPGFNLVEIVSPCHTQFGRKNKYKSPVDMYRWIKKNATPLERYNELPEEQRAGRLPLGVFVERDAPGLEERYQALKEKLMEGAS; encoded by the coding sequence ATGTCCGAGTTCACCGGCAACGAGATCATCCATCAATATTTGCGGCACAACAAGAAATTCCCGCATGTGCTCTGTCCGGGCTGCGGGCACGGCATCGTGCTCGGTTCGCTCATCCGCTCGGTGCATTCCCTGGCTCTGGCCAAGGACGACGTGGTCCTGGTCGCGGGCATCGGCTGCTCCGGGCGGTTGGCCGTGTACGTGGACTTCAACACCGTGCACACCACCCATGGCCGGGCCTTGACCTTCGCCACGGGCATCAAGATGGCCAACCCGAAGCTCAAGGTCATCTGCATCATGGGCGACGGCGACGCCCTGTCCATCGGCGGCAATCATCTCATCCACGCCGCGCGCCGCAACATCGGGATCACCGCGCTCATCCTGAACAACAACATCTACGGCATGACCGGCGGCCAGTGTTCGCCGACCACGCCCGAGGGCTCCTGGTCCATGACCTCGCCCTTCGGCCAGATGGAGAAGAGCTTCGACATCGTGGAGCTGGGCGCGGCGGCCGGGGCCAACTTCGTGGCCCGGGGCACGGTCTTCCACATCCACAACCTGGACCGGATGGTGAGCAAGGCCATCGAGCGGCCGGGCTTCAACCTGGTGGAGATCGTTTCGCCCTGCCACACCCAGTTCGGCCGCAAGAACAAATACAAGTCGCCCGTGGACATGTACCGTTGGATCAAGAAGAACGCCACGCCGCTGGAGCGCTACAACGAGCTGCCCGAGGAGCAGCGCGCGGGCCGGCTGCCCCTGGGCGTGTTCGTGGAGCGCGACGCCCCCGGCCTGGAGGAGCGCTACCAGGCGCTCAAGGAGAAGCTCATGGAGGGCGCGTCATGA
- a CDS encoding OmpA/MotB family protein, with protein MADDERALLAGTDIEPEEESREWLTTFADVTMLLLTFFVLLFSMSTPDKAKISDTFSSVTKALKGKMEKVSTSRVTRDEAGVLIDQALMRRQIIESQRKVFAEVKTLQTTKGVEGLVSANFENGIVTLRLSGDVLFAPGQVQLTPQGLRALTELKDFLFRHPDQTVNIKGYTDDVKPSGVRYADNWEVSSLRAVNVLRALMQMGVEPKRLTATGLADLDPLYPNNTEENRARNRRVEIVLEKRMIGAQ; from the coding sequence ATGGCCGACGACGAACGGGCACTGCTCGCGGGCACGGACATCGAGCCCGAAGAGGAAAGCAGGGAATGGCTCACGACCTTCGCGGACGTGACCATGCTTCTGCTGACCTTCTTCGTGCTTCTGTTCTCCATGTCCACTCCGGACAAGGCCAAGATTTCCGATACGTTCTCCTCCGTGACCAAGGCCCTCAAGGGCAAGATGGAGAAGGTCTCCACCAGCCGGGTGACCCGCGACGAGGCCGGGGTGCTCATCGACCAGGCCCTCATGCGTCGCCAGATCATCGAGTCCCAGCGCAAGGTCTTCGCCGAGGTCAAGACGCTCCAAACCACCAAGGGCGTGGAGGGCCTCGTCAGCGCCAACTTCGAGAACGGGATCGTCACGTTGCGCCTGTCCGGCGACGTGCTGTTCGCTCCGGGCCAGGTTCAGCTGACGCCCCAGGGGCTGCGGGCGCTCACCGAACTCAAGGATTTCCTTTTCCGCCACCCGGACCAGACGGTGAACATCAAGGGCTACACCGACGACGTGAAGCCATCCGGGGTGCGCTATGCCGACAACTGGGAGGTTTCCTCCCTGCGCGCGGTGAACGTTCTGCGCGCGCTCATGCAGATGGGGGTGGAGCCCAAGCGCCTGACGGCCACGGGTTTGGCGGATCTTGATCCGCTCTATCCCAACAACACGGAAGAAAACCGGGCCCGCAACCGCCGGGTGGAGATCGTGCTTGAAAAACGCATGATCGGGGCACAATAG
- a CDS encoding biotin carboxylase N-terminal domain-containing protein: MAESKSRILIANRGEIAVRILRACRWLGHEFVCVVTEADRDSGHAALALAEGGERSLYRISSYHDANEILAVADAAECAAVHPGYGFFAEDFRFARRVTLRDRPMRFIGPSWWLIRDLGDKINTKRLARRLGVPTIPGSDRPVYDEMEAEEIAAGLFAFQAKQGVANGQILVKASAGGGGMGIEEVGDPAQFRRAFRRVRSYALRHFQDEGVLIEQRIQDFNHIEVQILGERQGGDIVHFGTRNCSIQSPGRQKRVEVAPGFAPGEIDYAFDAARVLEEVVAHSLAMAREVAYDSVGTWEWIVTPRGEPFLMEVNTRIQVENGVSTAISRLRGEPAPDLVGEQIRLALGESLGYGQEDISFEGVGIEYRIVAEKPENRFAPQSGRIERFVVPEHPWLTVHTHLPRDRAYEVPTDFDPNLALGIVWGRNLAEARQRGERFLSEVTLEGLTTAGESWCGNLNYLRRKTADILRF, translated from the coding sequence GTGGCTGAATCCAAGAGCCGCATCCTCATCGCCAACCGCGGTGAGATCGCCGTGCGCATCCTGCGGGCCTGCCGCTGGCTGGGGCACGAGTTCGTTTGCGTGGTCACGGAGGCCGACCGCGATTCCGGCCATGCCGCTTTGGCTCTGGCCGAGGGAGGGGAGCGGTCCCTCTACCGCATCAGCTCCTACCACGACGCCAACGAAATCCTGGCCGTTGCCGACGCCGCGGAGTGCGCGGCCGTTCACCCCGGCTACGGTTTCTTCGCCGAGGACTTTCGTTTCGCCCGCCGGGTGACCCTGCGCGACCGGCCCATGCGCTTCATCGGGCCATCCTGGTGGCTCATCCGCGACCTGGGCGACAAGATCAACACCAAGCGTCTGGCGCGCAGGCTCGGCGTGCCCACCATCCCGGGTTCCGACCGACCGGTCTACGACGAGATGGAGGCCGAGGAGATCGCGGCCGGGTTGTTCGCCTTCCAAGCCAAGCAGGGCGTGGCCAACGGCCAGATCCTGGTCAAGGCCTCGGCCGGCGGCGGAGGCATGGGCATCGAGGAAGTGGGCGATCCGGCGCAGTTCCGCCGGGCTTTTCGCCGCGTGAGGAGCTACGCCCTGCGGCATTTCCAGGACGAGGGCGTGCTCATCGAACAGCGCATCCAGGATTTCAACCACATCGAGGTCCAGATTCTGGGCGAACGGCAGGGCGGGGACATCGTTCACTTCGGCACCCGCAACTGCTCCATCCAGAGTCCGGGCCGCCAGAAGCGGGTGGAGGTGGCCCCGGGCTTCGCCCCTGGCGAGATCGACTACGCCTTCGACGCGGCCAGAGTGCTGGAAGAGGTGGTCGCGCATTCGCTGGCCATGGCCCGCGAGGTGGCTTACGACTCCGTGGGCACCTGGGAATGGATCGTCACGCCCCGGGGGGAGCCGTTTCTCATGGAGGTGAACACACGCATCCAGGTGGAGAACGGCGTGTCCACCGCCATCTCCCGGTTGCGGGGCGAGCCCGCGCCGGACCTCGTCGGGGAGCAGATCCGCTTGGCTCTGGGCGAGTCCCTGGGCTACGGCCAGGAGGACATCTCCTTCGAGGGCGTGGGCATCGAGTACCGCATCGTGGCCGAGAAGCCCGAGAACCGCTTCGCGCCGCAGTCCGGGCGCATCGAGCGCTTCGTCGTGCCCGAGCACCCCTGGCTGACCGTGCATACGCATCTTCCCCGTGATCGGGCCTACGAGGTGCCCACGGATTTCGACCCGAACTTGGCCCTGGGCATCGTCTGGGGCAGGAATCTGGCCGAGGCCCGGCAACGCGGCGAGCGTTTCCTGTCCGAGGTGACGCTCGAGGGCCTGACCACTGCCGGGGAGTCCTGGTGCGGCAATTTGAACTACCTGCGCCGCAAGACGGCGGACATCCTTAGGTTCTGA
- a CDS encoding PilZ domain-containing protein: MDFDVRLPNDDDQLRKAFRTRVPGLLVRIAGSGKEYQVKDLSASGFAILEEAKVFKEGQPFEFDLLLARKLFLSQVKGRVMRILDNGIVGCNFQDLDRRQEMKLDKLVLEVQKRLIELRKAKKEEL, translated from the coding sequence ATGGATTTCGACGTGCGTTTGCCCAATGACGATGACCAGCTCCGCAAGGCGTTTCGGACCCGCGTGCCGGGGTTGTTGGTCCGCATCGCGGGGAGCGGCAAGGAATACCAGGTCAAGGATCTTTCGGCCAGCGGCTTCGCCATCCTGGAGGAAGCCAAGGTCTTCAAGGAGGGACAGCCCTTCGAGTTCGATCTTTTGCTGGCCCGCAAGCTCTTCCTCTCCCAGGTCAAGGGGCGGGTCATGCGCATCCTGGACAACGGCATCGTGGGCTGCAACTTCCAGGATCTGGACCGTCGCCAGGAGATGAAGCTGGACAAGCTCGTGCTCGAGGTCCAGAAGCGCCTCATCGAGCTGCGCAAGGCCAAGAAAGAGGAACTGTGA
- a CDS encoding FlgO family outer membrane protein: protein MKRWAAWTLALVLATPAAGCTWRETKQDFRDTKNSLLGTDPTTRRLYEEDDSSIIELNYKAADKLHATLRGSLPAGSPISMERFANDADPSDKAPFGRVVAGQVAARLAQTGHRISAKAPAPAGRQVVSQNATAVEEEKNPPRPSVLAGSYVLAGDVILVHARVVTVDDDTELAAYDWTLPVNKSTRELLPQLKQGGFTPSVKNAF from the coding sequence ATGAAACGTTGGGCCGCATGGACCCTGGCGCTGGTCCTGGCCACGCCGGCCGCCGGATGCACCTGGCGGGAGACGAAGCAGGATTTCCGGGACACCAAGAACAGCCTGCTCGGCACCGACCCCACCACGCGGCGGCTCTATGAGGAGGACGATTCCTCGATCATCGAGCTGAACTACAAGGCCGCCGACAAGCTCCACGCCACCCTGCGGGGCTCCCTACCGGCCGGTTCGCCCATCTCCATGGAGCGCTTCGCCAACGACGCCGACCCCTCGGACAAGGCCCCCTTCGGCCGCGTGGTGGCCGGACAGGTGGCCGCGCGCCTAGCCCAGACCGGCCACAGGATCAGCGCCAAGGCCCCGGCTCCCGCAGGCCGCCAGGTCGTCTCTCAAAACGCCACCGCGGTCGAGGAGGAAAAAAACCCGCCCCGCCCGAGCGTCCTGGCGGGAAGCTACGTGCTGGCCGGAGACGTGATCCTCGTGCATGCCCGGGTGGTGACCGTGGACGACGACACCGAGTTGGCGGCCTACGACTGGACCCTGCCGGTGAACAAGAGCACCCGTGAGCTGCTGCCGCAGCTCAAACAGGGCGGCTTCACCCCCTCGGTCAAGAACGCCTTCTGA
- a CDS encoding purine-nucleoside phosphorylase codes for MDTVLHASQYLHEKMGEIQAGSIGLLLGSGLGHVLKDFREDAGLPYSEIPGFPCSTVPGHSGRLLWGELEGRPLVVLSGRVHLYEGYDAAQVCLGVRLLRELGVRTLILTNAAGALNPLFETGSLMCLSDHINFTGRNPLCGPHEPRFGERFPDMSAAYAPELRALALAQARRLGLRLEQGVYLQVLGPSLETPAETRAFRALGADAVGMSTVVEAIAARQMGMRVLGIACLTNKNLPDCMAPTSHEQVLAQARAASADLGRLLAGIIKEIRETADGSKTPPVAEKRSTGRGKA; via the coding sequence ATGGACACTGTACTGCATGCTTCTCAATACCTACACGAAAAGATGGGAGAAATTCAAGCGGGCAGTATCGGCCTCCTGCTGGGCAGCGGTCTGGGCCATGTCCTGAAGGACTTCCGCGAAGACGCCGGCCTGCCCTACTCCGAAATCCCCGGCTTTCCCTGCTCCACGGTGCCCGGCCACTCGGGTCGTCTGCTCTGGGGAGAGCTTGAGGGCCGCCCCCTGGTCGTGCTTTCGGGCCGAGTCCATCTCTACGAAGGCTACGATGCCGCCCAGGTCTGTCTGGGCGTGCGTCTGCTCCGGGAACTGGGCGTACGCACGCTCATCCTGACCAACGCCGCCGGAGCCCTCAACCCTCTGTTCGAAACCGGCTCGCTCATGTGCCTCTCGGACCACATCAATTTCACGGGCCGCAACCCCTTGTGCGGGCCGCACGAGCCGCGCTTCGGGGAGCGCTTCCCGGACATGAGCGCGGCCTACGCTCCGGAGTTGCGGGCCCTGGCCCTGGCCCAGGCCCGACGCCTGGGGCTGCGCCTGGAACAGGGCGTGTACCTCCAGGTGCTCGGGCCGAGCCTGGAAACCCCGGCCGAGACCCGGGCCTTCCGGGCCCTGGGCGCGGACGCCGTGGGCATGTCCACGGTCGTGGAGGCGATCGCCGCCCGACAAATGGGCATGCGCGTCCTGGGCATCGCCTGCCTGACGAACAAGAATCTGCCGGACTGCATGGCGCCCACGAGCCACGAACAGGTTCTGGCCCAGGCCCGGGCGGCATCCGCCGATCTTGGGCGACTGCTCGCCGGGATCATTAAAGAAATTCGCGAAACGGCCGATGGATCGAAGACACCGCCAGTGGCGGAGAAACGGAGCACGGGGAGGGGAAAGGCATGA